One part of the Anaerolineales bacterium genome encodes these proteins:
- a CDS encoding glutamate--tRNA ligase has product MTQTNAARVRFAPSPTGLTHLGSGRTALYNYLLAHQTGGQYILRIEDTDQKRYNPDAEQDLTSSLQWLGLQWDEGPGVGGPHEPYYQSKRMEIYRQHAEQLVENGKAFYCFCTPAELDAVRKAQQEAKQPPHYSGKCRNLPLAEAKQHVAAGETHVVRFKAPKDGSITVHDELRGDITVQNRTIDDRVLLKSDGHALYHLAAMVDDHLMGITHVLRGEEWLPSLPLHVHIYEAFGWPQPKWIHLSVFLKPSGKGKMSKRETEAMKLTGQSIFIQDLAQMGYLPEGVINWIVLMGWSYDDKTEFFTLPDLIEKFDIAKLNPSPAAIDFKKLDHFNGLHIRALPAEELARRLLPFFERSGYQADPALLARITPLIQERIVTLDDAPEIAGFFFRPSVDVPAEKLLLKDKTAAESAAVLAKALNILEALPELTASAAAAPMRAAADELGIKAGALFTQLRNATTGQEISPPLFESMELIGRETVLARLRAGVDALSKLS; this is encoded by the coding sequence ATGACGCAGACCAACGCAGCCCGAGTGCGCTTCGCGCCCTCTCCCACGGGCCTTACCCACCTGGGTAGCGGCCGCACCGCCCTGTATAACTACCTGCTTGCCCACCAAACCGGCGGGCAATATATTTTGCGCATCGAGGACACCGACCAGAAGCGCTACAACCCGGACGCCGAGCAAGACCTGACCAGCAGCCTGCAATGGCTGGGCCTGCAGTGGGACGAAGGCCCGGGTGTAGGCGGCCCGCACGAGCCGTATTACCAATCCAAGCGCATGGAGATCTACCGCCAGCACGCCGAACAGTTGGTGGAGAACGGCAAGGCCTTCTATTGTTTCTGCACGCCGGCCGAGCTGGATGCAGTGCGCAAAGCCCAGCAGGAAGCCAAACAGCCGCCCCACTACTCCGGCAAGTGCCGTAACCTGCCGCTGGCCGAGGCCAAGCAGCACGTGGCGGCCGGCGAGACGCATGTGGTGCGCTTCAAAGCGCCCAAGGACGGCAGCATCACCGTGCACGACGAGCTGCGCGGCGACATCACCGTGCAGAACCGCACCATCGACGACCGCGTCCTGCTCAAGAGCGACGGCCACGCCCTCTATCACCTGGCCGCCATGGTGGATGACCATCTGATGGGCATCACCCATGTGCTGCGCGGCGAGGAGTGGCTGCCCAGCCTACCCTTGCATGTGCACATCTACGAAGCCTTTGGCTGGCCTCAACCCAAGTGGATCCACCTTTCAGTCTTCCTCAAGCCTAGCGGCAAGGGCAAGATGAGCAAGCGCGAGACCGAAGCCATGAAGCTGACCGGACAGTCGATCTTCATTCAGGACCTGGCCCAGATGGGCTACCTGCCCGAGGGCGTCATCAACTGGATCGTACTGATGGGCTGGAGCTACGACGACAAGACCGAATTCTTCACCCTGCCCGACCTTATTGAAAAGTTCGACATCGCCAAGCTCAACCCGTCGCCCGCGGCGATCGACTTCAAGAAGCTGGACCATTTCAACGGGCTGCACATCCGCGCCCTGCCCGCCGAGGAGCTGGCTCGCCGCCTGCTGCCCTTCTTCGAGCGCTCCGGCTACCAGGCCGACCCGGCCCTGCTGGCGCGCATCACGCCGCTAATCCAGGAGCGCATCGTCACGCTGGACGATGCGCCTGAGATCGCCGGTTTCTTCTTCCGCCCCAGCGTAGACGTGCCGGCCGAGAAGCTGCTGCTCAAAGACAAGACCGCCGCCGAGTCCGCCGCCGTGCTGGCCAAGGCGCTCAACATCCTCGAAGCCTTGCCGGAGCTGACCGCCTCGGCCGCCGCGGCGCCCATGCGCGCCGCCGCCGACGAGCTCGGCATCAAGGCCGGCGCCCTGTTCACCCAGCTGCGCAACGCCACCACCGGCCAGGAGATCAGCCCGCCGCTCTTCGAGAGCATGGAGCTCATCGGCCGCGAGACGGTGCTGGCCCGCCTGCGGGCGGGGGTGGACGCACTCAGCAAGCTCAGCTAG
- a CDS encoding amidohydrolase family protein, whose amino-acid sequence MNRNKERLKKAAIRIQEWYPLMLLLLMIYTLVSYSGGKSSAFLSEYNLSNLLQATLPLAIVAMAQVNAMLVGYLDISVGAVMSFSIVAASFIATNDASPQSVAIAAGLIMLGGVLVGLFNSVLVRWVKLPSIIATLATLSILEGVALVLRPVASGTINGAALGLLRTKVGWVPVAFIITLVVAILWDIWLRRSAGGLRVRATGHDVRSGRRLGIRTKWVQVRGLVLSGLLASIASFFLAVQVGVGDARAGTTFALTSIAAAALGGTSLAGGVGHFTGALAVSLFLALISNMFSLRIITSSWLNDPIVMGSLTIIGLVLYQVHDLRMLIKENWKKLRRVFTARRERNKDYAVANVFVEPPDTVEKGLPAGQQMLLKGGTVISLDPKIGTLLVGDVLIEGSKIVQVGANIQANGATQIVDAKGMIVMPGFVDTHRHIWEGLLRNIGTDVPLEGRSSYITFVLGRLGRAYRPQDAYAGNIVSAFGAVDAGITTLLDWSHIQASPEHTDAVVQALRDSNMRAVFAYGFPWWGKYEPKQPGWFVRAARAHFTGKDQLLTYALAAAGPEFTDFEITRSHWNMARSVDARITTHVGVGTFGQRRKVEEFGRKGPELLGPDTTYIHCTTLNDTEIQMIVDSGGSVSLAAPVEMMMGHGMPPTQKFLDRGLKPSLSVDVETNVPGDMFTQMRSVISLQHSLIHERRLAGESAVPNLITDQDVLEYATIEGARANGLDHKIGTLTPGKEADIIMLTTNKINVTPLNDPAAAVVWGMDTSNIDTVMVAGRILKRGGQLVNVDLNAVQNMVYDARDYVLRRSRFKLPTI is encoded by the coding sequence GTGGTATCCCCTGATGCTGCTCCTGCTGATGATCTATACGCTGGTGTCATATTCCGGCGGCAAGAGCAGCGCCTTCCTCTCCGAATACAACCTGAGCAACCTGCTGCAGGCCACCCTGCCATTGGCGATCGTAGCCATGGCGCAGGTCAACGCCATGCTGGTGGGTTACCTGGATATTTCTGTGGGCGCCGTGATGTCCTTCAGCATCGTGGCGGCCTCTTTTATTGCGACGAATGATGCCTCGCCACAATCGGTGGCGATCGCCGCCGGCCTGATCATGCTGGGCGGCGTGCTGGTGGGCTTGTTCAACTCGGTGCTGGTGCGCTGGGTCAAGCTGCCTTCTATTATTGCAACCCTGGCCACGCTCAGTATTCTGGAAGGCGTGGCGCTGGTGTTGCGCCCGGTGGCGTCCGGCACCATCAACGGCGCGGCGCTGGGCTTGCTGCGCACTAAGGTGGGTTGGGTGCCGGTGGCCTTCATCATTACGCTGGTGGTGGCGATCCTGTGGGATATCTGGCTGCGCCGCTCTGCGGGCGGCCTGCGCGTACGCGCCACGGGCCATGATGTGCGCTCTGGCCGCCGCCTCGGCATCCGGACCAAGTGGGTACAGGTGCGCGGCCTGGTGCTCTCCGGCCTACTGGCTTCGATCGCCTCTTTCTTTCTTGCGGTGCAGGTGGGCGTGGGTGATGCCCGTGCCGGCACCACGTTTGCGCTCACCAGCATTGCGGCGGCGGCCCTCGGCGGCACCAGCCTGGCGGGTGGCGTAGGTCACTTTACCGGCGCGCTGGCTGTGAGCCTGTTCCTGGCGCTGATCAGCAACATGTTCTCGCTGCGTATCATCACCAGCAGCTGGCTGAACGACCCGATCGTGATGGGCAGCCTGACGATCATTGGCTTGGTGCTGTACCAGGTGCATGACCTGCGCATGCTCATCAAGGAAAACTGGAAGAAGCTGCGCCGCGTGTTTACGGCGCGTCGTGAACGCAATAAGGATTATGCGGTGGCCAACGTGTTCGTTGAGCCGCCGGACACCGTTGAAAAGGGCCTGCCGGCCGGGCAGCAAATGTTGCTGAAAGGCGGCACGGTCATTTCGCTCGATCCCAAGATCGGCACGCTGCTGGTGGGCGATGTGCTCATCGAAGGCAGCAAGATCGTCCAGGTGGGGGCAAACATCCAGGCCAATGGCGCCACCCAGATTGTGGACGCCAAGGGCATGATCGTGATGCCCGGCTTTGTGGACACGCACCGCCATATTTGGGAAGGTTTGCTGCGCAATATCGGCACGGATGTTCCGCTGGAAGGCCGCAGCAGCTACATTACTTTTGTGCTCGGCCGCCTTGGCCGCGCCTATCGCCCGCAGGATGCCTATGCCGGCAATATCGTCAGCGCGTTCGGCGCGGTGGATGCTGGTATCACTACGCTGCTGGACTGGTCGCACATTCAGGCTTCGCCGGAGCACACCGATGCGGTGGTGCAAGCCCTGCGCGATTCCAACATGCGCGCCGTGTTCGCCTACGGCTTCCCGTGGTGGGGCAAGTATGAGCCCAAGCAGCCGGGTTGGTTCGTGCGGGCGGCGCGGGCACACTTCACCGGCAAGGATCAGTTGCTGACCTATGCATTGGCGGCGGCCGGGCCGGAGTTCACTGACTTTGAGATCACCCGCTCGCACTGGAATATGGCGCGTTCGGTGGATGCACGCATCACCACTCATGTGGGCGTGGGCACGTTTGGCCAGCGCCGCAAGGTGGAGGAGTTTGGGCGCAAGGGGCCGGAGCTGCTGGGGCCGGATACGACCTACATCCACTGCACCACGCTTAACGATACTGAGATCCAGATGATCGTCGATTCGGGCGGCTCGGTTTCGCTGGCGGCTCCGGTGGAGATGATGATGGGCCACGGCATGCCGCCCACGCAAAAGTTCCTCGACCGCGGGCTGAAGCCCAGCCTGAGTGTGGACGTGGAGACCAACGTGCCGGGCGACATGTTCACGCAGATGCGCTCGGTCATCTCGTTGCAGCACAGCCTGATCCACGAACGCCGGCTGGCGGGCGAGAGCGCGGTGCCCAACCTGATCACAGACCAGGACGTGCTGGAGTACGCCACAATCGAAGGGGCGCGGGCCAACGGGCTTGATCACAAGATCGGCACGCTGACCCCGGGCAAAGAGGCTGACATCATCATGCTGACCACCAACAAGATCAATGTCACGCCGCTCAACGACCCGGCGGCAGCGGTGGTGTGGGGCATGGACACCAGCAATATTGACACCGTGATGGTGGCCGGCAGGATCCTCAAGCGCGGCGGCCAGCTGGTGAATGTAGATCTCAACGCGGTGCAGAACATGGTGTACGACGCGCGTGATTATGTGCTGCGCCGCTCTCGCTTCAAACTGCCAACCATCTAG
- a CDS encoding cupin domain-containing protein: MKERFLVRTADQADFVLPKAFEGISKGFSRWSIVNGESGSVHQEFNICELEPGGHVDTHLHTFEESVYVLEGELICETGDGAFALEKGDYGLIHVGAAHGYKNRGAGKVRWVEMLAPQPRLWKDGDVFPVKGRVAQVGEPIRVNPRDTRTRFFGNITDQHMDPGKQSQELLAVSGSMRTALLVYTGITVKMMVDSDLGAHLHTMFMVKYIPGGGAGSHDHPFEETYMILDGEVEAWFDNQTFTLKPGDVAWAGVGCVHGFKNKMNTTVQWLETSAPQSPSRHAYRFGRDWDYFEEQLKNE, translated from the coding sequence ATGAAGGAACGCTTTTTAGTACGTACGGCAGACCAGGCCGACTTTGTGCTACCCAAGGCCTTTGAGGGCATCAGTAAGGGATTCAGCCGCTGGTCTATTGTCAACGGCGAGTCAGGCTCAGTGCACCAAGAGTTCAATATTTGCGAGCTGGAGCCCGGCGGCCACGTGGATACGCACCTGCACACGTTCGAAGAGAGCGTGTATGTGCTGGAAGGCGAGCTGATCTGCGAAACCGGCGACGGCGCGTTCGCGTTGGAGAAGGGCGACTATGGCCTGATCCATGTGGGCGCCGCGCACGGCTACAAGAACCGCGGCGCCGGCAAAGTGCGCTGGGTGGAGATGTTGGCCCCGCAACCACGGCTGTGGAAGGACGGCGATGTGTTCCCGGTCAAGGGGCGGGTGGCCCAGGTGGGCGAGCCGATCCGCGTCAATCCACGCGATACGCGTACGCGTTTCTTTGGCAATATCACTGATCAGCACATGGACCCTGGCAAACAATCGCAGGAGTTGCTGGCCGTTTCGGGCAGCATGCGCACGGCGCTGCTGGTGTACACCGGCATTACGGTCAAGATGATGGTGGATAGCGACCTGGGCGCCCACTTGCACACCATGTTCATGGTCAAGTACATCCCCGGCGGCGGGGCCGGCAGCCATGACCACCCGTTCGAAGAGACTTACATGATCCTGGACGGCGAGGTGGAGGCCTGGTTCGACAACCAGACCTTTACTCTGAAGCCCGGCGATGTGGCCTGGGCCGGGGTGGGCTGCGTGCACGGCTTCAAGAACAAGATGAACACCACGGTGCAGTGGCTCGAAACCTCGGCGCCGCAATCCCCCTCGCGGCATGCGTATCGCTTTGGCCGTGACTGGGATTATTTTGAAGAGCAACTGAAGAACGAGTAA
- the minC gene encoding septum site-determining protein MinC codes for MSDVQVIPIDIKGIREGLLVTLPEGEWPALEQALLDELTRRGEFLKGAKLIINVDTHDLNVAAVSRLRDRVTDSGLLLWGVLSNSALTERSAQLMGMATRIHDGARAPEPEAEDYDEPAAPQDLGPDGGIMVRRTLRSGASLHAPGHITIIGDVNPGAEVVAGGNVVVWGRLRGLVHAGAHGNEDAFVCAMDLSPTQLRIAGHIAIPPAERGQISPEIARVQDGQVIAENWTLG; via the coding sequence GTGAGCGACGTACAAGTCATACCCATCGACATCAAAGGCATCCGCGAAGGGCTGCTGGTCACCCTGCCCGAGGGCGAATGGCCCGCGCTGGAGCAAGCCCTGCTGGATGAACTGACCCGCCGGGGTGAGTTCCTCAAGGGCGCCAAGCTCATCATCAACGTAGACACGCACGACCTCAACGTGGCCGCCGTGAGCCGCCTGCGTGACCGGGTCACCGACAGCGGCCTGCTGCTGTGGGGTGTGCTGAGCAACTCGGCCCTCACCGAGCGCAGCGCCCAGTTGATGGGCATGGCCACTCGCATCCACGATGGCGCTCGCGCGCCGGAACCGGAAGCCGAAGACTACGACGAGCCCGCTGCCCCGCAAGACCTGGGGCCGGATGGCGGCATCATGGTGCGGCGCACCCTGCGCTCCGGCGCCAGCCTGCATGCCCCCGGCCACATCACCATCATTGGCGATGTGAACCCCGGCGCCGAGGTGGTGGCCGGCGGCAACGTGGTGGTATGGGGCCGCCTGCGCGGCCTGGTACACGCCGGTGCCCATGGCAATGAGGACGCCTTTGTGTGCGCCATGGATCTTTCGCCCACCCAGCTGCGCATCGCCGGGCATATTGCCATCCCGCCCGCTGAGCGCGGCCAGATTTCCCCCGAGATTGCCCGCGTGCAAGACGGGCAGGTAATTGCAGAAAATTGGACCTTAGGATAA
- the minE gene encoding cell division topological specificity factor MinE yields MPSLSELLGRKRSASTAKDRLRVVLIHDRSVLPPGVMDSLRQELIEVVARHIDVDRHAVRVEMVQEGRSATLQAEIPIKAAPKQSSSE; encoded by the coding sequence ATGCCTAGCCTGAGCGAACTCCTCGGGCGCAAGCGCAGCGCCAGTACCGCCAAGGACCGCCTGCGCGTCGTGTTGATCCATGATCGTAGCGTCCTGCCCCCTGGCGTGATGGACTCGCTGCGCCAGGAGCTCATCGAGGTCGTGGCGCGCCATATTGATGTGGACCGCCACGCCGTGCGCGTGGAGATGGTGCAAGAGGGCCGTAGCGCCACACTGCAGGCTGAGATTCCCATTAAAGCCGCCCCAAAGCAGTCCTCATCTGAGTAA
- a CDS encoding rod shape-determining protein RodA — protein MRTAIWRHFDFWLLGAVVVLLTFGVAMIRSAIAGNAELVELNVLGRQIYFALAGLAVIVVCTLLDYRLWISASRVLYVLLVVLLLFTILAGQTSFGAQRWLNIGLVVLQPSELAKITMIIILADFFARNRDKIGDLRWVARSVLLTAGLVVLILLQPNLSTSIVLLTVWFSLLWASGLKLKHLALFIVGGLLAAVISFPLLQDYQRDRIIRFIAPEEDARYGSSYNVTQALISIGSGGVLGQGYGQATQVQLRFLKVRHNDFIFSAISAEFGLVGAMAVLGMQLFIIWRCVRAARLSQDAFGSLIAYGIGVIIALHTIVNVGMNIQLLPVTGLPLPFVSAGGSSLLTFMFGIGLVQSVIARHRSLNFS, from the coding sequence ATGCGAACCGCTATCTGGCGACACTTTGACTTTTGGCTGCTCGGCGCAGTCGTAGTGCTGCTCACCTTTGGCGTGGCCATGATCCGCTCCGCCATCGCTGGCAACGCCGAACTGGTCGAGCTCAACGTGCTGGGCCGCCAGATCTACTTTGCCCTTGCCGGCCTGGCCGTTATCGTTGTTTGCACCCTGCTCGATTACCGCTTGTGGATCTCGGCCAGTCGTGTGCTCTATGTGCTGCTGGTGGTCTTGCTGCTCTTCACCATTTTGGCTGGCCAGACCAGCTTCGGCGCCCAGCGCTGGCTCAACATCGGCCTGGTGGTGCTGCAGCCCTCCGAGCTGGCCAAGATCACCATGATCATCATCCTGGCCGACTTCTTCGCCCGCAACCGTGACAAGATCGGCGATCTGCGTTGGGTGGCCCGCAGCGTGCTGCTGACCGCCGGCCTGGTGGTCCTCATCCTGCTACAGCCCAATCTCAGCACTTCAATCGTTCTGCTCACCGTTTGGTTCTCGCTGCTGTGGGCCAGCGGGCTTAAACTCAAACATTTGGCCCTGTTCATTGTAGGTGGCCTCTTGGCTGCCGTGATCAGCTTTCCCTTGCTGCAAGACTACCAGCGCGACCGCATCATTCGCTTTATTGCCCCCGAAGAGGATGCACGCTACGGCAGCAGCTACAACGTTACCCAGGCGCTCATCAGCATCGGTTCCGGCGGTGTGCTCGGCCAAGGGTATGGTCAGGCCACCCAAGTCCAGCTGCGTTTCCTAAAGGTGCGCCACAACGACTTCATTTTCTCGGCCATCTCTGCGGAGTTTGGCCTGGTGGGCGCAATGGCCGTTCTGGGCATGCAGCTTTTTATCATCTGGCGCTGTGTGCGCGCCGCGCGGCTTTCTCAAGATGCGTTTGGTTCGCTGATCGCTTACGGAATTGGCGTTATTATTGCGCTGCATACCATCGTGAATGTCGGCATGAACATACAACTGTTACCTGTTACCGGCCTGCCGTTGCCATTTGTCAGCGCGGGCGGGAGTTCATTGCTGACCTTTATGTTTGGTATCGGGTTGGTGCAAAGCGTGATCGCTCGTCACCGATCCCTCAACTTCTCATAG
- the mrdA gene encoding penicillin-binding protein 2, which yields MSLINGTPKKAQSSLEQWRLLTFFGFVALVFFIFALRLFYLQVLEHENWLSQAEGNRTEVISLAPQRGVIYDRNGVILAQNVPSYNIVVVPANLPTDQGEIEEIIFALAELTDQPVSLGSIDDPLIPCGDNLGVRQMIELQTSFSPYDPVAIQCNVSREMALAVKERAVDWPGVEVVVEPIREYPTGSMSAAIIGYLGPIPAAQEEALRALGFVPNRDKVGYGGLELYFDELLRGTPGRRVVETDAGGQVLRDIEPPIEAVAGENIVLTIDARLQAAASAIIEEELGLWNAYFRDLPRSHMTSGVIIAMNPRTGELLAMVSWPTFENNRMTRFIPAYYYEQLLADATKPLVNHAAGAELPAGSVFKIVTAVGALNEGIVSPETIIQTPGSITVSQRFYEGEAGQNREFVDWNRAGFGQLNFYGGIANSSNVYFYKLGGGYEGEIPEGLGICRLGTYARAMGYGSALGVELPYEVNGLVPDPTWKRLNQGENWSTGDTYITSVGQGYILSSPLQVLVSAATIANDGAQMRPTLLRQVVDGEGNIIQDFEPDLRWDITKDAIIENYENPQGIGACRPTGEMSTVDPAVIDAVQRGMREAVTYGTLAERFANLTIAAAGKTGTAEYCDEVAAANNRCQYGAWPSHAWSVAYAPYDDPELAVVAFVYNGSEGSSVAGPILNRVIQAYFELKSIDTQLGLAP from the coding sequence ATGAGCCTGATAAACGGAACCCCGAAAAAAGCCCAAAGCTCGCTGGAGCAATGGCGTCTGCTAACCTTCTTTGGTTTTGTAGCGCTGGTCTTCTTTATTTTTGCCCTGCGCCTCTTCTATCTGCAGGTGCTGGAGCATGAGAACTGGCTTAGCCAGGCCGAGGGCAATCGTACCGAAGTCATCAGCCTCGCCCCGCAGCGCGGCGTGATCTACGACCGCAATGGCGTCATCCTGGCGCAGAATGTGCCTTCATACAACATTGTTGTGGTGCCCGCCAACCTGCCGACTGACCAAGGCGAGATCGAGGAGATCATCTTCGCGCTGGCCGAGCTTACTGACCAGCCGGTGAGCCTGGGCAGCATTGACGACCCGCTGATCCCATGCGGCGACAACCTGGGCGTACGCCAGATGATCGAGCTGCAGACCAGCTTCTCTCCCTACGACCCCGTTGCCATTCAGTGCAACGTCTCGCGCGAGATGGCCCTCGCCGTCAAAGAACGTGCCGTGGACTGGCCTGGGGTTGAAGTAGTTGTTGAACCCATCCGTGAATACCCCACTGGTTCCATGTCGGCTGCCATCATCGGGTATCTTGGCCCCATTCCCGCTGCGCAGGAAGAAGCGCTGCGCGCCCTAGGCTTTGTACCCAACCGCGATAAGGTAGGTTACGGCGGCCTGGAGCTCTACTTTGATGAGCTGCTGCGCGGCACTCCCGGGCGCCGCGTGGTGGAAACGGACGCAGGTGGCCAGGTTCTTCGCGATATTGAGCCACCGATCGAGGCTGTTGCTGGCGAGAATATCGTGCTCACCATTGATGCTCGCCTGCAAGCGGCTGCCTCCGCCATTATTGAAGAAGAGCTGGGCCTGTGGAACGCCTATTTTAGGGATCTACCGCGCAGCCATATGACCAGCGGCGTCATCATTGCCATGAACCCCAGAACTGGTGAACTCCTCGCCATGGTCTCGTGGCCGACTTTTGAGAACAACCGCATGACGCGCTTCATCCCCGCCTACTACTACGAACAGTTGTTGGCAGATGCCACCAAACCGCTGGTCAACCACGCCGCCGGCGCTGAATTGCCCGCCGGCTCCGTGTTCAAGATCGTCACGGCTGTGGGCGCTCTGAATGAAGGCATTGTCTCACCTGAAACCATCATCCAGACCCCTGGCTCGATCACGGTCAGTCAGCGCTTTTACGAAGGCGAAGCCGGCCAGAACCGCGAATTTGTGGATTGGAACCGAGCGGGTTTCGGCCAGCTGAACTTCTATGGCGGCATCGCCAACTCCAGCAATGTGTACTTTTATAAGCTGGGCGGCGGCTATGAAGGTGAGATCCCCGAAGGGCTCGGCATCTGCCGCCTGGGCACTTACGCCCGCGCCATGGGTTACGGCAGTGCGCTTGGCGTAGAGCTTCCCTATGAGGTCAATGGTCTGGTGCCAGACCCTACCTGGAAACGCTTGAACCAGGGCGAGAATTGGTCTACTGGTGACACCTATATCACCAGCGTAGGTCAAGGCTATATCCTCTCGTCGCCGCTGCAAGTCCTTGTCTCCGCTGCTACGATTGCCAATGACGGCGCGCAGATGCGCCCCACCTTGCTGCGCCAGGTGGTGGACGGTGAAGGCAACATCATTCAGGATTTCGAGCCAGACCTGCGCTGGGACATTACCAAAGATGCCATTATTGAAAACTATGAGAACCCTCAAGGCATCGGCGCCTGCCGCCCCACCGGTGAGATGAGCACGGTGGACCCGGCTGTGATCGATGCTGTGCAGCGCGGCATGCGTGAAGCCGTCACCTATGGCACACTGGCTGAGCGCTTCGCCAACCTCACCATCGCTGCCGCGGGCAAGACCGGCACCGCCGAATACTGCGACGAGGTGGCCGCTGCCAACAACCGCTGCCAGTACGGCGCCTGGCCCAGCCACGCCTGGTCTGTCGCCTACGCGCCCTACGACGACCCCGAGTTGGCCGTGGTGGCTTTCGTATACAACGGCAGCGAAGGCTCGTCTGTGGCCGGCCCGATTCTCAACCGCGTCATCCAGGCTTATTTCGAGCTCAAGTCCATTGACACGCAACTCGGCCTCGCTCCGTAG
- the minD gene encoding septum site-determining protein MinD, with protein MTGRVITITSGKGGVGKTTATANISAALAAMGHKVVCMDADIGLRNLDVVLGLENRIVYDLVDVVEGRCKVRQAMIRDKRLEELYLIPAAQTRDKNAVAPKDMVRICDELRKDFDYIVIDSPAGIERGFKNAIAPADEVVIITNPEVSAVRDADRIIGLVEAEQKGPAKLVVNRINTEMVERGDMLAVADVLELLAVELIGIVPDDTAVLVSTNKGAPIALEPKSKTGQAFRDIARRLTGEEVPFSASNGNSGFLGRLSKLMKTKEGRNA; from the coding sequence ATGACTGGACGCGTAATAACCATTACTTCAGGCAAAGGCGGCGTGGGTAAAACCACCGCCACTGCCAACATCAGCGCCGCCCTGGCGGCCATGGGCCACAAAGTGGTCTGCATGGACGCCGATATCGGCCTGCGCAACCTTGACGTTGTGCTGGGCCTCGAGAACCGCATCGTCTACGACTTGGTAGACGTGGTGGAAGGCCGCTGCAAGGTACGCCAGGCTATGATCCGCGACAAGCGGCTGGAGGAGCTCTATCTCATCCCCGCCGCACAAACGCGTGACAAAAACGCGGTGGCCCCCAAAGACATGGTGCGCATTTGCGATGAGCTGCGCAAGGACTTTGACTACATCGTGATCGATTCGCCTGCCGGTATTGAGCGCGGCTTCAAGAACGCTATCGCTCCCGCCGACGAAGTGGTGATCATCACCAATCCTGAAGTTTCCGCCGTGCGCGATGCTGACCGCATCATTGGCCTGGTGGAGGCTGAGCAGAAAGGCCCCGCCAAGCTGGTGGTCAACCGCATAAACACCGAAATGGTCGAGCGCGGCGACATGCTGGCAGTAGCCGACGTGCTTGAACTGCTGGCAGTCGAACTCATCGGCATTGTGCCGGATGACACCGCCGTACTGGTCAGCACCAACAAGGGTGCCCCCATCGCCCTCGAGCCCAAGAGCAAGACCGGCCAGGCCTTCCGCGATATTGCCCGCCGCCTTACCGGCGAAGAAGTCCCTTTCAGTGCCAGCAACGGCAACAGCGGCTTCCTTGGCCGCCTCTCCAAGCTGATGAAGACCAAAGAAGGGCGCAATGCCTAG
- a CDS encoding SDR family oxidoreductase — translation MADKGTVVVVGGTSELGKALALHYAGKGHPVVVTGREAGRAQKVAEEIGNGAIGVNFDLSKPRDIAKALADVKDVQYLVLVSIARDENSIKTYDIDQAVELVTLKLVGYPEVVHALLPQMRADGCVLMYGGMAKERPYPGSATVTTINGGVSTLVRAMSVELSPLRVNAIHPGVVGETPYWADKPAGVLEALSARTLTKKLVTIKDVTDAAIFLLENQGVNGVNLDVDGGWW, via the coding sequence ATGGCAGACAAGGGCACTGTTGTAGTTGTAGGCGGAACGTCTGAGCTGGGCAAGGCGCTAGCCTTGCACTATGCCGGCAAGGGCCACCCGGTGGTTGTGACCGGCCGCGAGGCCGGCCGCGCCCAGAAGGTGGCCGAGGAGATCGGCAACGGCGCGATCGGTGTGAACTTTGACCTGAGCAAGCCGCGCGACATTGCCAAGGCGCTGGCGGATGTGAAGGACGTGCAATACCTGGTGCTGGTGTCGATCGCTCGCGACGAGAACAGCATTAAAACTTACGACATTGACCAGGCAGTGGAGCTGGTGACCCTAAAGCTGGTAGGCTACCCCGAAGTGGTGCATGCCTTGCTGCCGCAGATGCGGGCAGACGGCTGCGTGCTGATGTACGGCGGCATGGCCAAGGAGCGCCCGTACCCCGGCTCGGCCACGGTGACCACGATCAACGGTGGTGTCAGCACGCTGGTGCGGGCCATGTCGGTTGAGCTCTCGCCGCTGCGCGTGAACGCGATCCATCCGGGCGTGGTGGGCGAGACGCCGTATTGGGCAGACAAACCGGCCGGCGTGCTGGAGGCGCTCTCCGCCCGCACGCTGACCAAGAAACTGGTGACGATCAAGGATGTGACTGATGCGGCCATCTTCCTGCTGGAAAACCAGGGCGTCAACGGAGTGAATTTGGATGTAGATGGCGGCTGGTGGTAG